In Myxococcota bacterium, a single window of DNA contains:
- a CDS encoding aspartate carbamoyltransferase catalytic subunit: MRHLLGIEEMSRAEIEQVLDTSEAMLEISQREIKRVPTLRGRTVINVFLEASTRTRVSFEIAAKRLSADAINVSRSGSSLSKAETLADMARNLAAMSADVLVVRDSVAGVPHMLAERVRVPVVNAGDGCHEHPTQALLDAFTLRQSLGSLENRVIAIVGDISHSRVARSDIHCFTKLGAEVRVAGPPTMMPAGIEALGVKPCFSLEQALAGADVIVMLRIQQERLDGALFPSIREYSRTFGLTQRTLALAKPEAIVLHPGPINRGVEIASDVADAEPSRILDQVTNGVAVRMAVLYLLTGGEG, from the coding sequence ATGAGACATCTGCTCGGCATCGAAGAGATGAGCCGCGCCGAGATCGAGCAGGTGCTCGACACGTCGGAGGCCATGCTCGAAATCTCGCAGCGCGAGATCAAGCGCGTGCCTACGCTGCGCGGCCGCACCGTGATCAACGTGTTCCTCGAGGCGTCGACGCGCACGCGCGTGTCGTTCGAGATCGCGGCCAAGCGGCTTTCGGCCGACGCGATCAACGTGTCGCGCTCGGGCTCGAGTCTCTCGAAGGCCGAGACGCTGGCCGACATGGCGCGCAACCTGGCCGCCATGAGCGCCGACGTGCTGGTGGTGCGCGACTCGGTGGCGGGCGTGCCGCACATGCTGGCCGAGCGCGTGCGCGTGCCGGTGGTGAACGCTGGCGACGGCTGCCACGAGCACCCGACCCAGGCGCTGCTCGACGCCTTCACGCTGCGGCAGTCACTGGGCTCGCTCGAGAACCGCGTGATCGCGATCGTGGGCGACATCTCGCACAGCCGCGTCGCGCGCTCCGACATCCACTGCTTCACCAAGCTGGGCGCCGAGGTGCGCGTCGCCGGGCCGCCGACCATGATGCCCGCGGGCATCGAGGCGCTGGGCGTGAAGCCGTGCTTCTCGCTCGAACAGGCGCTGGCGGGCGCGGACGTGATCGTCATGCTGCGCATCCAGCAGGAGCGGCTCGACGGCGCGCTGTTCCCCTCGATTCGCGAGTACTCCCGCACCTTCGGACTCACGCAGCGCACGCTCGCCCTGGCCAAGCCGGAGGCGATCGTGCTGCATCCCGGCCCGATCAACCGCGGCGTCGAGATCGCGAGCGACGTGGCCGATGCCGAGCCGTCGCGCATCCTCGACCAGGTCACGAACGGGGTCGCGGTGCGCATGGCCGTGCTCTACCTGCTGACGGGAGGTGAGGGGTGA